One genomic window of Daphnia pulex isolate KAP4 chromosome 10, ASM2113471v1 includes the following:
- the LOC124205335 gene encoding histone H2A, giving the protein MSGRGKGGKVKGKSKTRSSRAGLQFPVGRIHRMLRKGSYAERVGAGAPVYLAAVMEYLAAEVLELAGNAARDNKKTRIIPRHLQLAIRNDEELNKLLSGVTIAQGGVLPNIQAVLLPKKTDKPAKA; this is encoded by the coding sequence ATGTCTGGTCGTGGTAAAGGAGGCAAAGTCAAGGGAAAGTCAAAGACTCGTTCCAGCAGGGCCGGACTTCAATTCCCCGTCGGTCGTATCCATCGAATGCTCCGCAAAGGATCGTACGCTGAGCGTGTTGGTGCCGGTGCCCCCGTCTACTTGGCTGCCGTCATGGAGTACTTGGCCGCTGAGGTCCTCGAGTTGGCCGGTAACGCCGCCCGTGACAACAAGAAGACCCGCATCATCCCTCGTCACTTGCAATTGGCCATCcgcaacgacgaagagttGAACAAACTTCTCTCCGGTGTCACCATCGCTCAGGGTGGTGTTTTGCCCAACATCCAGGCCGTTCTCTTGCCCAAGAAGACCGACAAACCCGCCAAGGCTTAA